A stretch of the Flavobacterium sp. 5 genome encodes the following:
- a CDS encoding PepSY-like domain-containing protein: protein MKKLIMIISIVLVCSCAFAKTPPDSVKKAFAKKFPTATKVCWGVEGPKEWEAEFTFEGNKISANFSDYGTWLETEREIKAVDLPKAVLESVKSKYSDWKIVEADKTETSKNGTIYEVDLKKGMKSKSLAFKENGMSIKE from the coding sequence ATGAAAAAATTAATAATGATTATCTCAATTGTATTGGTTTGCAGTTGTGCATTTGCAAAAACTCCACCGGACTCAGTAAAAAAAGCTTTCGCTAAAAAATTTCCTACTGCAACAAAAGTGTGTTGGGGAGTTGAAGGTCCAAAAGAATGGGAAGCAGAATTCACCTTTGAAGGAAACAAGATTTCTGCTAATTTTTCAGACTATGGAACCTGGCTGGAAACGGAAAGAGAGATTAAAGCTGTCGATTTACCAAAAGCAGTTTTAGAATCTGTAAAATCAAAATATAGTGATTGGAAAATTGTTGAGGCGGACAAAACTGAAACTTCTAAAAACGGAACTATTTATGAAGTAGATTTAAAAAAAGGCATGAAAAGTAAAAGCCTTGCTTTTAAAGAAAACGGCATGTCCATAAAAGAATAA